In the genome of Drosophila yakuba strain Tai18E2 chromosome 3R, Prin_Dyak_Tai18E2_2.1, whole genome shotgun sequence, one region contains:
- the LOC6538903 gene encoding prolyl 4-hydroxylase subunit alpha-1 isoform X2 has translation MLFWRLVLLGLLLLFLSLSFGQWQEKDVQKRYSRSVVNMDELLNIEDDLVSNVEKLAEALSRKAKTIKWGVFKMMKRRQKYKTSRELFANPIDSFSLVRHMQSDWLMWLVYLEKPVGEELAYLHSRMPLLPKYSDFIDAAEGIRKMQATYQMLASDIANGLLDGVQYNSSLKPIDCLAMGHHLMNDSRWSAAEQWISAGIEVKGKKGKSSSMEMELLRGPKVADLCRTLGQVQMKQKNHEAALQAYQLALKLSPHDAEIFAEYRVLEQRYLTLSSIEPIEQEDEDSDGESLLFPPCCSGRCEVSRNLTGLYCVYNHVTSPFLQLAPIKTEILSIDPFVLLFHDMISQKESTLIRSSSKEHMLPSATTDVDASGSEDHVATFRTSKSVWYSSTSNDTTKRITERLGDATGLDMNFTEYFQVINYGLGGFFETHLDMLLSDRSRFNGTRDRLATTLFYLNEVRQGGGTHFPRLNLTVFPQPGSALFWYNLDTRGNDHTSTLHTGCPVIVGSKWVMSKWVEDAGQEFKRPCVDSSSSTKELPSAERLLI, from the exons ATGCTGTTCTGGAGATTGGTGCTCCTGGGATTGCTTCTTCTGTTCCTGAGTCTGAGCTTTGGCCAGTGGCAAGAGAAGGATGTCCAAAAGCGCTATTCGCGATCCGTAGTGAACATGGATGAATTGCTGAACATTGAGGACGATCTTGTCTCAAATGTGGAAAAGCTGGCGGAAGCGCTCTCCCGAAAAGCCAAGACCATTAAATG GGGTGTCTTCAAGATGATGAAAAGGCGACAGAAGTATAAAACGTCTAGGGAACTTTTTGCCAATCCAATTGACAGCTTTTCCCTCGTTCGTCACATGCAATCCGACTGGTTGATGTGGCTAGTGTACTTGGAAAAGCCTGTTGGAGAAG AATTGGCTTATCTGCACTCAAGGATGCCCTTACTGCCAAAGTACTCTGACTTTATAGATGCAGCTGAAGGAATTCGTAAAATGCAAGCCACCTACCAGATGCTTGCGTCGGATATAGCCAACGGTTTACTAGATGGAGTGCAATACAA CTCCTCCCTGAAACCCATTGATTGCCTTGCAATGGGCCATCATCTGATGAATGACTCGCGTTGGTCTGCTGCCGAGCAATGGATAAGTGCGGGCATTGAAGTCAAagggaaaaaagggaaaagttCTTCGATGGAGATGGAGTTACTGAGGGGTCCAAAAGTAGCTGACCTGTGCAGAACACTGGGCCAAGTTCAAATGAAGCAGA AAAATCATGAGGCTGCTCTTCAAGCCTATCAGCTTGCCCTGAAACTCTCGCCTCATGACGCGGAAATATTTGCGGAGTATCGAGTGCTGGAGCAAAGATATCTTACGTTGTCGAGTATCGAACCGATCGAGCAGGAGGATGAAGATTCGGATGGAGAGAGTTTGCTTTTTCCGCCCTGTTGCAGTGGTCGCTGTGAAGTTTCCCGAAATCTGACTGGATTGTATTGTGTATATAACCATGTAACTTCCCCATTTCTGCAACTGGCACCCATCAAAACGGAGATTCTCTCGATTGATCCCTTCGTATTGCTCTTCCATGACATGATCTCCCAAAAGGAGAGTACTCTCATTAGAAGTTCGAGCAAGGAACACATGTTGCCGTCTGCCACAACCGACGTAGATGCCAGCGGTTCCGAGGATCATGTCGCCACATTCCGCACCTCAAAGTCTGTTTGGTATAGCAGTACCTCTAACGACACGACCAAGAGGATTACCGAGCGCTTGGGCGATGCCACTGGGCTGGACATGAACTTCACGGAGTACTTCCAGGTCATCAACTACGGGCTGGGGGGCTTCTTTGAGACGCACTTGGACATGTTGCTGTCGGACAGAAGCAGGTTCAATGGAACCAGAGATCGCCTGGCCACCACCCTGTTCTAT CTTAATGAAGTTCGCCAGGGCGGCGGCACCCACTTCCCCCGGCTAAACCTCACGGTATTCCCGCAGCCAGGATCGGCCCTTTTCTGGTATAACTTGGACACGAGGGGCAACGATCACACGAGTACCCTGCACACCGGCTGCCCGGTCATCGTGGGCTCCAAGTGGG TCATGAGCAAATGGGTAGAAGATGCTGGACAAGAGTTTAAACGACCCTGTGTGGACTCAAGTTCGAGCACCAAAGAGTTGCCATCAGCTGAGCGGCTTTTAATTTGA
- the LOC6538903 gene encoding prolyl 4-hydroxylase subunit alpha-1 isoform X1, with product MLFWRLVLLGLLLLFLSLSFGQWQEKDVQKRYSRSVVNMDELLNIEDDLVSNVEKLAEALSRKAKTIKWGVFKMMKRRQKYKTSRELFANPIDSFSLVRHMQSDWLMWLVYLEKPVGEEELAYLHSRMPLLPKYSDFIDAAEGIRKMQATYQMLASDIANGLLDGVQYNSSLKPIDCLAMGHHLMNDSRWSAAEQWISAGIEVKGKKGKSSSMEMELLRGPKVADLCRTLGQVQMKQKNHEAALQAYQLALKLSPHDAEIFAEYRVLEQRYLTLSSIEPIEQEDEDSDGESLLFPPCCSGRCEVSRNLTGLYCVYNHVTSPFLQLAPIKTEILSIDPFVLLFHDMISQKESTLIRSSSKEHMLPSATTDVDASGSEDHVATFRTSKSVWYSSTSNDTTKRITERLGDATGLDMNFTEYFQVINYGLGGFFETHLDMLLSDRSRFNGTRDRLATTLFYLNEVRQGGGTHFPRLNLTVFPQPGSALFWYNLDTRGNDHTSTLHTGCPVIVGSKWVMSKWVEDAGQEFKRPCVDSSSSTKELPSAERLLI from the exons ATGCTGTTCTGGAGATTGGTGCTCCTGGGATTGCTTCTTCTGTTCCTGAGTCTGAGCTTTGGCCAGTGGCAAGAGAAGGATGTCCAAAAGCGCTATTCGCGATCCGTAGTGAACATGGATGAATTGCTGAACATTGAGGACGATCTTGTCTCAAATGTGGAAAAGCTGGCGGAAGCGCTCTCCCGAAAAGCCAAGACCATTAAATG GGGTGTCTTCAAGATGATGAAAAGGCGACAGAAGTATAAAACGTCTAGGGAACTTTTTGCCAATCCAATTGACAGCTTTTCCCTCGTTCGTCACATGCAATCCGACTGGTTGATGTGGCTAGTGTACTTGGAAAAGCCTGTTGGAGAAG AAGAATTGGCTTATCTGCACTCAAGGATGCCCTTACTGCCAAAGTACTCTGACTTTATAGATGCAGCTGAAGGAATTCGTAAAATGCAAGCCACCTACCAGATGCTTGCGTCGGATATAGCCAACGGTTTACTAGATGGAGTGCAATACAA CTCCTCCCTGAAACCCATTGATTGCCTTGCAATGGGCCATCATCTGATGAATGACTCGCGTTGGTCTGCTGCCGAGCAATGGATAAGTGCGGGCATTGAAGTCAAagggaaaaaagggaaaagttCTTCGATGGAGATGGAGTTACTGAGGGGTCCAAAAGTAGCTGACCTGTGCAGAACACTGGGCCAAGTTCAAATGAAGCAGA AAAATCATGAGGCTGCTCTTCAAGCCTATCAGCTTGCCCTGAAACTCTCGCCTCATGACGCGGAAATATTTGCGGAGTATCGAGTGCTGGAGCAAAGATATCTTACGTTGTCGAGTATCGAACCGATCGAGCAGGAGGATGAAGATTCGGATGGAGAGAGTTTGCTTTTTCCGCCCTGTTGCAGTGGTCGCTGTGAAGTTTCCCGAAATCTGACTGGATTGTATTGTGTATATAACCATGTAACTTCCCCATTTCTGCAACTGGCACCCATCAAAACGGAGATTCTCTCGATTGATCCCTTCGTATTGCTCTTCCATGACATGATCTCCCAAAAGGAGAGTACTCTCATTAGAAGTTCGAGCAAGGAACACATGTTGCCGTCTGCCACAACCGACGTAGATGCCAGCGGTTCCGAGGATCATGTCGCCACATTCCGCACCTCAAAGTCTGTTTGGTATAGCAGTACCTCTAACGACACGACCAAGAGGATTACCGAGCGCTTGGGCGATGCCACTGGGCTGGACATGAACTTCACGGAGTACTTCCAGGTCATCAACTACGGGCTGGGGGGCTTCTTTGAGACGCACTTGGACATGTTGCTGTCGGACAGAAGCAGGTTCAATGGAACCAGAGATCGCCTGGCCACCACCCTGTTCTAT CTTAATGAAGTTCGCCAGGGCGGCGGCACCCACTTCCCCCGGCTAAACCTCACGGTATTCCCGCAGCCAGGATCGGCCCTTTTCTGGTATAACTTGGACACGAGGGGCAACGATCACACGAGTACCCTGCACACCGGCTGCCCGGTCATCGTGGGCTCCAAGTGGG TCATGAGCAAATGGGTAGAAGATGCTGGACAAGAGTTTAAACGACCCTGTGTGGACTCAAGTTCGAGCACCAAAGAGTTGCCATCAGCTGAGCGGCTTTTAATTTGA
- the LOC6538904 gene encoding prolyl 4-hydroxylase subunit alpha-2: protein MPIFKLLFGVISCVSLSMGQVEDKQPRFARSVVNMDDLLHMEDDLLSNLEGFTEKLSQKAKTIRMGIQQMKEQLEKNKMQKSFESWDLLRSYSIIRHMQADWLMWKKYLETPVILDRLNYNESEKLKMPKELDLLDAAESIRRMQATYRMISNDIANGFLYGVQYDSTLAPIDCLAMAHHLMNQSRWTIAEQWILAGIEAQDRKGPRTEMMLLRGPSKSELYRTLGKVRIERRNAGGALQAFRAALQSSPHDPEIFQEYQNLKRRLLTLSSSEPIREEPVDDIDEMELPPCCSGCCEGPRKLKRLYCVYNGVTAPFLRLAPIKTEILSIDPFIVLLHDMVSVEEGALLRTFSKNMISPSETAELSDSEEKSIFEFEVGSFRTSKSVWLDNDANEATLKLTQRLGDATGLDISHSEPFQVINYGIGGIFESHFDTSLQDENRFLDGYMDRLATTLFYLNDVPQGGATHFPGLNITVFPKFGTALFWYNLDTKGLLRLRTMHTGCPVIVGSKWVVSKWIDDKGQEFRRPCLRSRQDSKYLPSIEKIII, encoded by the exons ATGCCGATTTTCAAACTTCTATTTGGGGTTATTTCCTGCGTAAGTCTCAGCATGGGTCAAGTTGAGGATAAACAACCGCGCTTTGCAAGATCTGTAGTGAATATGGATGACCTGCTGCATATGGAAGACGATCTGCTCTCCAACTTGGAGGGGTTCACGGAAAAGCTGTCACAGAAAGCAAAAACCATCAGAAT GGGGATTCAACAGATGAAGGAGCAGCTTGAAAAGAACAAAATGCAGAAATCCTTCGAGTCTTGGGACTTATTAAGGAGTTACTCCATAATTCGTCACATGCAGGCGGATTGGTTGATGTGGAAAAAATACTTGGAAACACCCGTGATACTTG ATCGATTGAATTATAATGAGTCAGAAAAATTAAAGATGCCAAAGGAACTTGACTTGTTGGATGCTGCTGAATCAATTAGACGAATGCAAGCTACCTACAGAATGATATCCAATGATATTGCCAATGGTTTTCTATACGGAGTTCAGTATGA TTCAACACTGGCACCCATTGATTGCCTTGCAATGGCTCATCACTTGATGAATCAATCGCGGTGGACGATTGCCGAACAATGGATTCTGGCGGGAATTGAAGCCCAGGATCGGAAAGGTCCTCGAACAGAGATGATGTTACTCAGGGGACCATCAAAATCAGAACTGTATAGAACACTAGGTAAAGTGCGGATCGAAAGGA GAAATGCAGGAGGAGCCTTGCAAGCTTTTAGAGCTGCACTCCAGAGTTCGCCCCATGATCCGGAAATATTCCAAGAGTATCAAAACTTGAAGAGGAGACTTCTTACGCTATCATCAAGCGAACCGATCAGAGAGGAACCCGTTGATGACATCGATGAAATGGAGCTGCCGCCCTGTTGCAGTGGCTGTTGTGAAGGGCCCCGGAAACTGAAAAGACTATATTGTGTGTACAATGGTGTAACTGCTCCTTTTCTCCGCTTGGCCCCCATCAAAACGGAGATTCTCTCGATTGACCCCTTCATAGTCCTTCTACACGACATGGTCTCCGTAGAGGAGGGTGCTCTACTAAGAACTTTCAGTAAGAATATGATCTCTCCTTCCGAAACAGCAGAGTTGTCTGATTCGGAAGAAAAGAGCATATTCGAGTTTGAAGTCGGCAGCTTCCGCACTTCAAAGTCAGTTTGGTTGGATAACGATGCCAATGAGGCGACCTTAAAGCTCACTCAACGTTTGGGTGATGCAACTGGCTTGGATATAAGTCACTCAGAGCCCTTTCAGGTCATCAACTATGGAATCGGAGGCATCTTTGAAAGCCATTTCGACACGTCGCTTCAGGACGAGAATCGATTCCTTGACGGATATATGGACCGACTTGCTACCACACTTTTCTAT CTAAATGATGTGCCACAAGGCGGAGCCACCCATTTCCCAGGTCTAAACATCACTGTGTTTCCCAAGTTCGGAACTGCTCTCTTCTGGTACAATCTGGACACGAAGGGCTTGTTGCGACTCCGAACAATGCACACCGGCTGTCCTGTCATTGTGGGCTCCAAATGGG TTGTCAGCAAGTGGATAGACGATAAGGGGCAAGAGTTTAGGAGGCCCTGCCTAAGATCGCGCCAAGActcaaaatatttgccttcCATAGAAAAGATTATTATCTAG